The following proteins are encoded in a genomic region of Phoenix dactylifera cultivar Barhee BC4 unplaced genomic scaffold, palm_55x_up_171113_PBpolish2nd_filt_p 000522F, whole genome shotgun sequence:
- the LOC120106307 gene encoding uncharacterized protein LOC120106307, protein MVGRIKPLLPGIISQEQGAFVAGRNISHNVMLAQEMMWDLQRASKRRSLMVVKLDMERAYDRIRWSFLRRALEAYGFHRRWIGWGAWRGFSDAWVLRRVLAGYCAASGQRVNFMKSAIQFSPSTETRVILEIRRILQIPEQEGTLVYLGVPITGRRLRVTECSGLVRRVESRLEGWRASSLSMMERLTLVRLVLGSMPIYLMANTVVPKTTLLKIERLLRSFLWGSHGGGHGVHLVAWEQVCLSISEGGLEVQSLLERREALIARHAARFLLEPQGLWSRVMAARYGRGGSE, encoded by the exons ATGGTGGGCAGGATAAAGCCCCTATTGCCGGGCATCATTAGCCAAGAGCAGGGGGCCTTTGTAGCGGGGAGGAATATCTCCCACAATGTTATGTTGGCCCAggaaatgatgtgggatcttcagCGAGCATCGAAGCGGCGCAGCTTGATGGTagtcaagctggatatggagagggcaTATGACAGGATCAGGTGGAGTTTTCTTCGGAGGGCACTAGAGGCCTATGGCTTCCACAGGCGATGGATTGGATGG GGTGCGT GGCGCGGGTTTTCTGATGCATGGGTACTTCGCAGAGTGCTGGCAGGTTACTGTGCGGCGTCCGGACAGAGAGTAAACTTTATGAAGTCAGCCATTCAGTTCAGCCCTAGCACGGAGACCAGAGTCATACTGGAGATCAGGAGGATTCTGCAGATACCAGAGCAGGAGGGGACATTGGTCTACCTGGGAGTCCCTATCACAGGCCGGAGACTACGGGTGACAGAGTGCTCGGGGCTGGTACGGCGGGTCGAGAGCaggctggagggatggagggcatcATCTCTATCCATGATGGAGAGACTGACACTAGTCAGATTGGTGTTAGGATCTATGCCGAtatatctcatggccaacactgtgGTCCCAAAGACGACTCTGTTGAAGATTGAACGTCTTCTCCggagcttcttgtgggggtctcACGGTGGGGGCCATGGGGTACATCTGGTGGCCTGGGAGCAGGTCTGCCTTTCCATCAGCGAGGGTGGTCTGGAAGTGCAGTCCCTCCTGGAGCGGCGTGAGGCCCTTATTGCTCGGCATGCAGCTCGTTTCTTGCTGGAGCCACAGGGGCTTTGGAGCCGGGTGATGGCAGCCAGATATGGCCGAGGGGGCTCTGagtag
- the LOC120106304 gene encoding transcription factor MYBC1-like, which produces MREEEEPNWFARWEEQLPSPEELMPLSQTLITPDLALAFDIPSVLSSPNPNPSLHHHHPAPTLHPPPPAPSSQPPPDFDSPDHLTTASSGGGASGAGAGEEPARTLKRPRLVWTPQLHKRFVDAVAHLGIKNAVPKTIMQLMSVDGLTRENVASHLQKYRLYLKRMQGLSSSGGGAGGGAGGPISAADAATDQLFASGSVPHHFLGRGPGPEPFMPFVPVAALQHHQQITAAMQQQHQQQQQYYQQRHMGHFGSPTGGSEGYDHGFLARTVPQPGMHRMVGPVAVGMVPPPPPSAPSAASYVEDLESGSRRGGGERRMLTLFPTGED; this is translated from the coding sequence atgagagaagaggaggagcctAACTGGTTCGCGCGGTGGGAGGAGCAGCTCCCAAGCCCGGAGGAGCTGATGCCGCTCTCCCAGACTCTCATCACCCCCGACCTCGCCCTCGCCTTCGACATCCCTAGCGTCCTCTCCAGCCCTAACCCTAATCCTTCCCTCCATCACCACCACCCCGCTCCGACCCTCCACCCGCCACCGCCCGCGCCGTCCTCCCAGCCGCCACCGGACTTCGACTCCCCCGACCACCTCACGACCGCCTCATCCGGTGGTGGGGCCTccggcgccggcgccggcgaGGAGCCCGCACGCACCCTGAAGCGGCCGCGGCTGGTGTGGACCCCGCAGCTCCACAAGCGGTTCGTGGACGCGGTGGCCCACCTGGGGATCAAGAACGCCGTCCCCAAGACCATAATGCAGCTGATGAGCGTCGACGGCCTCACCCGCGAGAACGTCGCCAGCCACCTCCAGAAGTATCGCCTCTACCTCAAGCGCATGCAGGGCCTCAGCTCCTCCGGCGGCGGCGCCGGCGGGGGAGCAGGCGGCCCCATCTCTGCCGCCGACGCTGCCACCGATCAGCTCTTTGCCAGCGGCTCCGTCCCCCACCACTTCCTCGGCCGCGGGCCTGGGCCGGAGCCTTTCATGCCTTTCGTGCCGGTCGCCGCGCTGCAGCACCACCAGCAGATCACGGCCGCCATGCAGCAGCAacatcagcagcagcagcagtactATCAACAGAGGCATATGGGCCATTTTGGTTCGCCAACCGGCGGCAGCGAGGGATATGATCATGGGTTTCTTGCACGGACCGTGCCGCAGCCGGGGATGCATCGGATGGTGGGGCCGGTGGCTGTGGGCATGGTGCCGCCTCCGCCGCCGTCCGCACCGTCAGCAGCCTCGTACGTGGAGGATTTGGAATCGGGCAGCAGAAGAGGAGGTGGCGAGAGGAGGATGTTAACGCTTTTTCCAACAGGCGAAGATTGA